Proteins from a genomic interval of Quercus robur chromosome 9, dhQueRobu3.1, whole genome shotgun sequence:
- the LOC126698176 gene encoding nitrate regulatory gene2 protein-like isoform X1, whose translation MGCGPSKVDDLPLVTLCKERRDFIKTASHHRYALAASHVAYFQSLKNIGDALRQFVDEELVIGTDSPGSPVLTLPSDQGKKKKSKKLNDSSSTSISLSHSPKDDDDDDIDIDIHDSHLHLSSDSDQDSGSGHIHIHDHTSPEEEQEQQQQPGFYYSPPPTNYWAPPEDYQYPYPAAAPNWGPTGSTSYAYYMKSSAPQVQSVVMEDPERYPVSNGQFSDSGYGYSGYGNNGFFGFSMGGSPANDPRNNRDQQPSKPAPPPSPPRVSTWDFLNVFDSYDNSGYPAYYPQARFGFGSSTSSPDSKEVRAREGIPDLEDEMEPEVVKEVHKERKKMKEEVNMTNRNVNLNNKNNRNKNRNMNVNAGEGTSRGVPLPSHVGSGSSSTIPLHSSGDSSLHSSSAQGKDVKSSSPDTIVSISSEPESSGKKGVRFGVDEASPIDAGSSKISSLTTLSNHGSRDLREVVREIRDEFETASSYGKEVALLLEVGKLPYQTKGTALKVIFSRICYLVAPSMFSSQPPTRSSVRISKRTMKMAKAYYGESVKDFNMKPGNLSSTLDKLYAWEKKLYKEVKDEERLRLTYEKKCKRLKFLDDRGAETGKIDAAQASIRKLLTKINVCIRAVDSISSRINKLRDEELQPQLTQLIHGLIKMWKSMLKCHQKQFQAIMESKVRSLKANTSSHRDSGLKATLELEMELLNWCSRFNNWINTQKSYVKSLNGWLLRCLNQEQEETPDGPAPFSPGRIGAPPVFIICNDWYQAMEGISEIKVANSMHGFAVSLRQLWERQNEEQRQKIEAEFLSKDFEKQLRTLRMETGKMELDHDTVSDKTAVSKVPSESGISPLDDLKVDLDSMKKKLYEERAKHKETIRWVHDAASNSVKAGLVPIFEALENFTSKALKAHEQVRLPNAGGS comes from the exons ATGGGCTGCGGACCCTCCAAGGTTGACGACCTGCCGTTGGTCACTCTCTGCAAGGAACGGAGGGACTTCATCAAAACGGCGTCGCATCACCGCTATGCTCTCGCGGCTTCGCACGTCGCCTACTTCCAGTCCCTCAAGAACATCGGCGACGCCTTGCGTCAATTCGTCGACGAAGAGCTCGTCATCGGCACCGACTCTCCCGGTTCTCCGGTCCTCACATTGCCCTCCGACCAAGGCAAGAAGAAAAAGTCCAAAAAACTAAACGACTCGTCGTCGACTTCGATTTCTCTCAGCCACAGTCCCAaagacgacgacgacgacgacatTGACATTGACATTCACGATTCGCATTTGCACTTATCGTCGGATTCGGATCAGGATTCCGGGTCGGGTCATATCCACATTCACGATCACACTAGCccagaagaagaacaagaacaacaGCAGCAACCGGGTTTTTATTACTCACCTCCTCCCACGAATTATTGGGCTCCGCCTGAAGATTATCAGTACCCGTATCCTGCTGCTGCTCCGAATTGGGGTCCGACCGGGTCGACTTCTTATGCGTATTACATGAAAAGCTCCGCCCCGCAAGTACAGTCTGTGGTGATGGAGGACCCGGAGAGATACCCGGTGTCAAATGGGCAATTTTCCGATTCGGGTTACGGGTATTCGGGTTATGGGAATAATGGGTTTTTCGGGTTTTCGATGGGTGGTTCGCCGGCGAATGATCCTCGGAATAATCGGGATCAGCAACCGAGTAAGCCGGCTCCTCCGCCTTCGCCGCCGAGGGTTTCCACTTGGGATTTCCTCAACGTGTTTGATAGTTATGATAATAGTGGTTACCCGGCTTATTATCCCCAGGCCCGGTTCGGATTCGGGTCGTCCACGAGTAGTCCGGACTCGAAGGAAGTGAGGGCAAGAGAGGGGATTCCTGATTTGGAAGATGAAATGGAGCCAGAAGTAGTTAAGGAAGTTCATAaggagaggaagaagatgaaagagGAAGTTAATATGACTAATAGGAATGTGAATTtgaataataagaataatagGAATAAGAATAGGAATATGAATGTGAATGCTGGTGAAGGAACTTCAAGGGGTGTGCCATTGCCATCACATGTTGGTTCAGGAAGCTCAAGCACAATACCATTACATAGTAGTGGTGATAGTTCACTACACTCGAGCTCGGCCCAAGGAAAAGATGTGAAGAGTAGTAGTCCTGATACAATCGTGTCGATATCATCCGAACCCGAGTCTTCGGGAAAGAAAGGAGTGAGATTTGGTGTTGATGAAGCATCCCCGATAGATGCAGGGTCTTCCAAGATAAGTAGCTTGACCACATTGTCGAACCATGGCTCGAGGGACCTTCGGGAAGTTGTGAGGGAAATCAGGGATGAATTTGAGACTGCCTCTAGTTATGGGAAAGAGGTTGCCCTGTTGCTTGAGGTGGGCAAGCTGCCTTACCAGACTAAAGGCACTGCACTTAAAG TGATCTTTTCTAGGATCTGCTATCTGGTTGCACCATCCATGTTTTCTTCACAACCTCCGACCAGATCATCAGTAAGAATATCTAAAAGGACTATGAAAATGGCGAAAGCATACTATGGGGAATCTGTGAAGGACTTCAACATGAAGCCTGGAAACCTTTCATCAACTTTGGATAAACTTTACGCCTGGGAGAAGAAGCTATATAAGGAAGTTAAG GATGAAGAAAGGCTGCGGCTCACTTACGAAAAAAAGTGCAAGAGACTAAAATTTCTAGATGACCGAGGAGCGGAGACCGGTAAGATTGATGCTGCTCAGGCTTCAATAAGAAAGTTGCTGACAAAAATCAATGTTTGTATAAGAGCTGTTGATTCTATCTCAAGCAGAATAAATAAGTTGAGAGATGAAGAACTCCAGCCCCAACTCACTCAATTGATTCATGG ATTGATAAAAATGTGGAAGTCCATGCTTAAGTGCCACCAGAAACAGTTCCAAGCTATCATGGAGAGCAAAGTTCGCTCTCTTAAAGCGAACACAAGCTCCCACAGAGATTCAGGTTTGAAAGCTACTCTTGAACTTGAAATGGAGCTTCTGAATTGGTGCTCCCGCTTTAACAATTGGATTAACACCCAGAAATCTTATGTCAAGTCCTTAAATGGGTGGCTTTTAAGGTGCCTTAaccaagaacaagaagaaacaCCTGATGGACCTGCCCCTTTTTCCCCAGGCCGAATTGGAGCTCCTCCAGTTTTCATAATTTGCAATGATTGGTACCAGGCAATGGAAGGAATTTCAGAAATAAAAGTAGCAAATTCCATGCATGGATTTGCCGTAAGCTTACGCCAGTTATGGGAAAGGCAAAATGAGGAGCAACGCCAGAAGATTGAAGCAGAATTTCTCTCAAAAGATTTTGAGAAACAGCTTAGAACCTTACGCATGGAGACAGGGAAGATGGAGCTTGACCATGACACAGTGTCGGATAAAACTGCTGTGTCAAAGGTTCCTTCCGAAAGTGGAATTTCACCTTTGGATGATTTAAAGGTGGATTTGGATTCGATGAAGAAAAAACTTTATGAAGAGAGAGCCAAGCATAAGGAAACCATTAGATGGGTTCACGATGCAGCTTCTAATAGTGTAAAAGCAGGTTTGGTTCCAATTTTTGAGGCTTTGGAGAATTTCACTTCGAAGGCTTTGAAAGCTCATGAGCAGGTCAGACTTCCAAATGCTGGTGGTTCTTAA
- the LOC126698176 gene encoding nitrate regulatory gene2 protein-like isoform X2 — MGCGPSKVDDLPLVTLCKERRDFIKTASHHRYALAASHVAYFQSLKNIGDALRQFVDEELVIGTDSPGSPVLTLPSDQGKKKKSKKLNDSSSTSISLSHSPKDDDDDDIDIDIHDSHLHLSSDSDQDSGSGHIHIHDHTSPEEEQEQQQQPGFYYSPPPTNYWAPPEDYQYPYPAAAPNWGPTGSTSYAYYMKSSAPQVQSVVMEDPERYPVSNGQFSDSGYGYSGYGNNGFFGFSMGGSPANDPRNNRDQQPSKPAPPPSPPRVSTWDFLNVFDSYDNSGYPAYYPQARFGFGSSTSSPDSKEVRAREGIPDLEDEMEPEVVKEVHKERKKMKEEVNMTNRNVNLNNKNNRNKNRNMNVNAGEGTSRGVPLPSHVGSGSSSTIPLHSSGDSSLHSSSAQGKDVKSSSPDTIVSISSEPESSGKKGVRFGVDEASPIDAGSSKISSLTTLSNHGSRDLREVVREIRDEFETASSYGKEVALLLEVGKLPYQTKGTALKVIFSRICYLVAPSMFSSQPPTRSSVRISKRTMKMAKAYYGESVKDFNMKPGNLSSTLDKLYAWEKKLYKEVKDEERLRLTYEKKCKRLKFLDDRGAETGKIDAAQASIRKLLTKINVCIRAVDSISSRINKLRDEELQPQLTQLIHGLIKMWKSMLKCHQKQFQAIMESKVRSLKANTSSHRDSGRIGAPPVFIICNDWYQAMEGISEIKVANSMHGFAVSLRQLWERQNEEQRQKIEAEFLSKDFEKQLRTLRMETGKMELDHDTVSDKTAVSKVPSESGISPLDDLKVDLDSMKKKLYEERAKHKETIRWVHDAASNSVKAGLVPIFEALENFTSKALKAHEQVRLPNAGGS, encoded by the exons ATGGGCTGCGGACCCTCCAAGGTTGACGACCTGCCGTTGGTCACTCTCTGCAAGGAACGGAGGGACTTCATCAAAACGGCGTCGCATCACCGCTATGCTCTCGCGGCTTCGCACGTCGCCTACTTCCAGTCCCTCAAGAACATCGGCGACGCCTTGCGTCAATTCGTCGACGAAGAGCTCGTCATCGGCACCGACTCTCCCGGTTCTCCGGTCCTCACATTGCCCTCCGACCAAGGCAAGAAGAAAAAGTCCAAAAAACTAAACGACTCGTCGTCGACTTCGATTTCTCTCAGCCACAGTCCCAaagacgacgacgacgacgacatTGACATTGACATTCACGATTCGCATTTGCACTTATCGTCGGATTCGGATCAGGATTCCGGGTCGGGTCATATCCACATTCACGATCACACTAGCccagaagaagaacaagaacaacaGCAGCAACCGGGTTTTTATTACTCACCTCCTCCCACGAATTATTGGGCTCCGCCTGAAGATTATCAGTACCCGTATCCTGCTGCTGCTCCGAATTGGGGTCCGACCGGGTCGACTTCTTATGCGTATTACATGAAAAGCTCCGCCCCGCAAGTACAGTCTGTGGTGATGGAGGACCCGGAGAGATACCCGGTGTCAAATGGGCAATTTTCCGATTCGGGTTACGGGTATTCGGGTTATGGGAATAATGGGTTTTTCGGGTTTTCGATGGGTGGTTCGCCGGCGAATGATCCTCGGAATAATCGGGATCAGCAACCGAGTAAGCCGGCTCCTCCGCCTTCGCCGCCGAGGGTTTCCACTTGGGATTTCCTCAACGTGTTTGATAGTTATGATAATAGTGGTTACCCGGCTTATTATCCCCAGGCCCGGTTCGGATTCGGGTCGTCCACGAGTAGTCCGGACTCGAAGGAAGTGAGGGCAAGAGAGGGGATTCCTGATTTGGAAGATGAAATGGAGCCAGAAGTAGTTAAGGAAGTTCATAaggagaggaagaagatgaaagagGAAGTTAATATGACTAATAGGAATGTGAATTtgaataataagaataatagGAATAAGAATAGGAATATGAATGTGAATGCTGGTGAAGGAACTTCAAGGGGTGTGCCATTGCCATCACATGTTGGTTCAGGAAGCTCAAGCACAATACCATTACATAGTAGTGGTGATAGTTCACTACACTCGAGCTCGGCCCAAGGAAAAGATGTGAAGAGTAGTAGTCCTGATACAATCGTGTCGATATCATCCGAACCCGAGTCTTCGGGAAAGAAAGGAGTGAGATTTGGTGTTGATGAAGCATCCCCGATAGATGCAGGGTCTTCCAAGATAAGTAGCTTGACCACATTGTCGAACCATGGCTCGAGGGACCTTCGGGAAGTTGTGAGGGAAATCAGGGATGAATTTGAGACTGCCTCTAGTTATGGGAAAGAGGTTGCCCTGTTGCTTGAGGTGGGCAAGCTGCCTTACCAGACTAAAGGCACTGCACTTAAAG TGATCTTTTCTAGGATCTGCTATCTGGTTGCACCATCCATGTTTTCTTCACAACCTCCGACCAGATCATCAGTAAGAATATCTAAAAGGACTATGAAAATGGCGAAAGCATACTATGGGGAATCTGTGAAGGACTTCAACATGAAGCCTGGAAACCTTTCATCAACTTTGGATAAACTTTACGCCTGGGAGAAGAAGCTATATAAGGAAGTTAAG GATGAAGAAAGGCTGCGGCTCACTTACGAAAAAAAGTGCAAGAGACTAAAATTTCTAGATGACCGAGGAGCGGAGACCGGTAAGATTGATGCTGCTCAGGCTTCAATAAGAAAGTTGCTGACAAAAATCAATGTTTGTATAAGAGCTGTTGATTCTATCTCAAGCAGAATAAATAAGTTGAGAGATGAAGAACTCCAGCCCCAACTCACTCAATTGATTCATGG ATTGATAAAAATGTGGAAGTCCATGCTTAAGTGCCACCAGAAACAGTTCCAAGCTATCATGGAGAGCAAAGTTCGCTCTCTTAAAGCGAACACAAGCTCCCACAGAGATTCAG GCCGAATTGGAGCTCCTCCAGTTTTCATAATTTGCAATGATTGGTACCAGGCAATGGAAGGAATTTCAGAAATAAAAGTAGCAAATTCCATGCATGGATTTGCCGTAAGCTTACGCCAGTTATGGGAAAGGCAAAATGAGGAGCAACGCCAGAAGATTGAAGCAGAATTTCTCTCAAAAGATTTTGAGAAACAGCTTAGAACCTTACGCATGGAGACAGGGAAGATGGAGCTTGACCATGACACAGTGTCGGATAAAACTGCTGTGTCAAAGGTTCCTTCCGAAAGTGGAATTTCACCTTTGGATGATTTAAAGGTGGATTTGGATTCGATGAAGAAAAAACTTTATGAAGAGAGAGCCAAGCATAAGGAAACCATTAGATGGGTTCACGATGCAGCTTCTAATAGTGTAAAAGCAGGTTTGGTTCCAATTTTTGAGGCTTTGGAGAATTTCACTTCGAAGGCTTTGAAAGCTCATGAGCAGGTCAGACTTCCAAATGCTGGTGGTTCTTAA